The Bacillaceae bacterium S4-13-56 region AGAGAAAGATACTGTTGATGATGAGTTAGAAGCGTTGAAGAAAAAAATTTCAAAAGAATAGAAGAATCTGAGGAATGCCCTTCCTCTCGTTTTTAGGGGAGAAGGGCATTTCTTTGGTGCTTACTCTTTTTTAAAAGGGGGTGCAATTTTGAAAAAGGTATTATTTACTGTTGGTTTCCTGGCCTTACTGCTTTTGAGTGCATGTTCAACGGTAAACTCTGGTTATCAAACGATTTATGATGGAGAAGTAGCATCGTATGTTCAAAGCAAATATCCCCTCTATGACGTAGTATCAAGTACAGTAGATTCATCTAACTACTCTGAAATATATTCTGCTGAAGGAAGATCCTTAGATGAAGTTGCTTCCGAGATAGAGGGAGTAAAGACGCCTGTTCAAGTAAGTGAAGAGAATGAGAATAGAAAAGCTCTTGTCTATAATGATATGTTTGTTATCTTATCTCAGGATGAAGAAAACTCTTCTAATACTTTAATAGAGGTTGCGAACAAGGAATTTGTAAGAAATAATTTTAATCCTAGTTTCTTTCAAGGTATGCTTTTAATGACTATTCTTGATGATGTGTTAGATGTGGATGATTGGGGAAAGAATCGAAAAATCAGTTGTAATAGCAACCCAGAGCGATGTTACGGAGGTTATAGTACTTCGGGTGGAAGTTTTAAAGGTTATAAAAATACTCCGTCCGTTCGTGGTACAACCGTTCGTGGTGGAGGTCCTGGAGCAGGAAAATAATTGGAGAGAGGATGTATATATAGAATGAATCCATTTTTATTAACATTGTTATATTTTGCAATTGCTATTATTATAGTTATCGTTGGCCTAGTGATTTTTGAAATGTTAACACGTAAGTATAAGGATTGGGACGAAGTTTTAAATAATAACAAAGCTGTTGGTTTATCTATTTCGGGTAAAATTATTGGGATTTGTATTATTCTCGCATTCGCAGTCTATAGCAGTGATAAAGTTTTAGATACATTGATTTGGGGGCTTTTTGGAGTCGTATTACAAATGCTAGCGTACTTTATTTTTGAGGCAGTTACGCGCAACTTTTCTGTGGAAGAACAATTGAAAAAAGGAAATGTCTCTATAGGGTTGATTAGTTTTGCGGTATCAGTAGGTCTTGCGTTAGTCATTGGAGCGTCTATTACATAATAGGCCATTTTTATAACCATGGATTTCTCGCTGATAAAGATGAAATCCATGGTTATTTATGCTAGATAACATTTCATAACTTTCAAGGTTTCGTCAAAGGAGAATATACAGTGGGGAATGAAGGAATTAAACAGACAAAAGCGATCTATTGGGCATCAGGCATTGTATCCATTTGTGGAATTATTTTCGAAGTTCTTTTTGGCGCAGCTGGGTCTTACCTGTTAGGTGATGGAGTAAAGCAATATACTTTAACCATTTCACTATTTTTAACAGGGATGGGAATAGGTGCATCGATCAGTGAGAAAGTAACCAAAAATCTGATCTTATCGTTTATTTGGATAGAGTACTTGATAGGGTTAGTAGGTGGCTTTTCAATTTTCCTTCTTTTTGGAATTACAGCATTTTTAAGTAGTGGAACGGATGCTTTCTTTCTATACGCGGTTACACTGCTAGTTGGAGCTCTTTCTGGGGTGGAATTGCCTATTTTAATAAGAAAAGCGAATGAAATAGGAGAAACTCTTAATCGAAGTGCAGCCAGGGTGTTATTTTCGGACTATGCGGGAGGGTTAATTGGTGGATTACTTTTTGTTTACCTGCTTAGACCCGAATTAGGATTAGTGAAAACTGCTTTTGTGGTGGCCATGATCAATGTCATTATAGCCTTGTGGTTACTTCATTATTTTAGAAAAGAGATCCCAACTTATAAAAAGCATG contains the following coding sequences:
- a CDS encoding DUF4247 domain-containing protein, which translates into the protein MKKVLFTVGFLALLLLSACSTVNSGYQTIYDGEVASYVQSKYPLYDVVSSTVDSSNYSEIYSAEGRSLDEVASEIEGVKTPVQVSEENENRKALVYNDMFVILSQDEENSSNTLIEVANKEFVRNNFNPSFFQGMLLMTILDDVLDVDDWGKNRKISCNSNPERCYGGYSTSGGSFKGYKNTPSVRGTTVRGGGPGAGK
- a CDS encoding DUF350 domain-containing protein produces the protein MNPFLLTLLYFAIAIIIVIVGLVIFEMLTRKYKDWDEVLNNNKAVGLSISGKIIGICIILAFAVYSSDKVLDTLIWGLFGVVLQMLAYFIFEAVTRNFSVEEQLKKGNVSIGLISFAVSVGLALVIGASIT